The nucleotide sequence CAGTATTTAGGAGGGACGACGTGCCAATTTTCTCACAGtcttacaattttcttcaagttGTAGAAACGTGAGTAAAGTGGGGTtaggaaaaatgggaaaaattgtTTCGGGGGCTCtgaaaaaaagttgttttttgcAGGAAAAAATCCTCAGAAAATGGATGTAATTGATGAGGCTCTTATGTGCAAAGAGAAGGGCAATGAAGCATTCAAGAGTGGTGAGTGGGAAAGGGCTATTTCTCAGTATACTCAGGCTATTAAAATTGGTGGAGATGCTCATAAGGATTTgagtattttttacaaaaatcgagCTGCCTGCTATCTCAAGACCAATGACTATGGAAAAGCCGAAAAGGATTGTCAGGTATCGCTGGAGTTGAGTCCCAATGATCCAAAAGCTTTGTTCCGGAAGGCACAGGCATTGGAGGGATTGGAGAAATTTGAGGAGGCATACAAGAGTGCTCGAGATGCTTGGAATGCAGATCCCAACAATAGAGCTCTGCAGCAGATGCTCGAACGATTGCATGGGATTGTTCAGGAGAGAGTAACTCAGCACAATCTCACCTCCAACAAGGTCAGTCAGATGGTTCAGTTGGCTTTTGACTTTGCCCAACCCGTAGACAAACGCATTACAGCCATGAATAATATTCATGTGCTGGCCAGAGAAGCCGTAGCTGCAGATATTTTGTTCAAAGATGGGATTTTTGGGAGGATTCAGAGATTGCTGAAGGTGGAGAAAAATCGGGAAATTGTTCTCAGTGCAATCCGGACAGTTGGAGAAGTTTGTCACAAATCTGTTGAGAGAACCAAAGGTGTTCTCCAGGAAGTTGGTATTCCGTGGTTCCTGGAGATTATCGATAGCAATGAAGAGGATAGGGTGAATGCTGCACAACATTGCATGCAGACAATCCTGAATTCTTTTTCAGGATTGGAAAATAAGGCTGAGAGTAAACCTGTGCAAGCACTGTGTGATGCTCATCAGAAGGAAATTGATACACTTCTGTCTTGCCTACTGTACTCAGTGACAAATCCCACAATTACCGGATTAGCCAGGGATGCAATTGTGCAGCTGATGACACGTAATGTGCACTACACAGCCCTATCATGGGCTGAAAGGCTGGTAGAACTGAAGGGACTCTGGCGTTTGATGGATGTTTGCAGTGAACTGGAGGAATACAAGTACGAAAGTGCTATGAATATTACACCATCTTCGAGGACAATAGCGTCCGTTTGCCTGGCCAGAGTGTACGAGAATATGTACTACGATGCCGCTAGGGAGAAATTCCTTGCCCAGATTGACGAATATGTCAAGGATAAACTCCTGGCGCCGGATTTGGAGTCAAAGGTGCGAGTAACAGTGgctataacctcacttttgctAGGGCCCCTGGATGTCGGCAATACAGTGGTGTCCAAAGAGGGAATTTTGCAAATGATCCTGGCTATGGCTTCGATGGAAGAGGATCCGTTGCAGCAGAAAGTTGCCTGTGAGTGTCTAATAGCGGCAGCGTCGAAGAAGGACAAGGCTAAATCTATTATTAGTCAGGGAATTGACATTCTCAAGAAACTCTATACGTCCAAGAACGAAGGGATTAGGGTTCGCGCCCTCGTCGGACTGTGCAAATTGGGCAGTTCAGGAGGTTTGGATGCTTCCATCAGACCCTTTGCCGATGGTTCCACGAAGAAACTGGCTGAAGCATGTCGGAGATTCCTGGTAAAGCCAGGAAAGGataaagatatcagaaaatggGCTGCTGAGGGACTTTCCTACCTCACTCTGGATGCTGAGGTGAAAGAAAAGCTCATAGACGATCGTCCGGCAATTCAGGCATTGATTGAACTGACCAAGGATGGAGATCAGAGTGTACTGTATGGAGTTGTGACGACATTTGTTAATCTCTGCAATGCCTATGAGAATCAAGAAGTCCTGCCGGAAATGGTAGAATTGGCTAAATTTGCCAAGCATCACATACCGGAGGAGCATGAACTCGATGATCCGGATTTTATCAGCAAGAGAGTGATTATCCTGGGAAATGAGGGAATAACCACGGCTCTTGTGGCTCTGACCAAGACAGACAGTGATAATTCGAAGGAACTGATTGCAAGGGTTTTCAATGCTCTCTGTGGACAGCAGGAGATCCGAGGGAAGGTTGTTCAGCATGGAGGAGCTAAGGCACTCCTACCGCTGGCACTTCAGGGAACAGCCAAAGGCAAGAGACAAGCAGCTCAAGCTCTCTCACGCATTGGCATCTCGATAAATCCCGAAGTGGCTTTTCCCGGACAGAGAGCTCTGGAAGTCGTAAGGCCACTCCTCAATCAGCTTCATCCTGACTGTACGGCCCTGGAGAACTTTGAAGCTATGCTGGCACTCTGCAATCTGGCCTCACAGAGTGAATCCGTCCGTCAGAGGATTCTAAAAGAACAGGGATTGTCTCGCATTGAGATGTACCTGATGGAGGATCATCTGATGCTGCAACGAGCAGCTGCTCAGTGCATTTGCAATCTCTGCATGTCACCGGACGTGGTGAAAGCTCACGAGGGCAACAACGATAAGATCAAATTCCTAACACTGCTCAGTGAAGATGAGGACGAAGAGACAGCCGTAGCGGCTTCTGGAGCTCTGGCCATTCTCACGTCTTCCAGTGAGAAATGCTGCAGTAAGATCTTCGAGGCTCAAGCTTGGCTGGAGGTGCTCCATACGTGGATTGCCAATCCCAGTCCACAAGTTCAGCATCGTGGTGTTGTGACAATTCTCAATATGATCAACAGTGGCAGGGATACGGCCCAGAAAATCTTCGATACGGACATCATGGAACTCTTGATGGGACTTTCGCAATTGCCTGATGACAGTCGGGCAAAGGCAAGGGAAGTGGCCATGCAGTGCCTAAAAGCGGCCGAAAAGTACGAACTAATTGCAAAAACGGACGAACCTGCTCCCATTCCCGATGTCTTCAGGGAGGAGGAAGAGCGACAGCGGCGGGAGCAGCAACTTGAGGAACAATAAATGGACATTGTCTACGGTATATATactgtaacttttttttagtaacatattttgcaaaaaatcaaaaaaattgtcCCTTGAATAAGCCCCGCCCGGTAAtaaatttaggccacgcccatttACGAAGATATGATCAGTTgcagtttttattattttaattactttttttgttattgaaatGTTTACAACATTCGCTATAAGCGAATCTCCAGTCTTCGTAAGATTTCGGACAACCAATAACCAGCGACGTATAAAAGTCAGCCACGCCATATGGGCGTGAGGTGTAGCTAATGTTTCGGCCAGTAAAATTACTTCTAATTTAGTTATGTTTTATTGAGATATTCCAGTTCAGGAAATATTGTCCTTCATTTACATAATGATCTTTGATCTGATACCTTTTTAAtaaaaccaaataaaaattttaaaaaacgtTCAGGACTGTTTTTTGCAGCagcttttgattaaaaattcttCTGCACTGCAGATTAGAAAGTTTTGTCgcagaaaatatttcattattttcttaGGTTAGACTTTTATTTTTAGCTATTAACTATAACTTTTTAATATAAGCTTTTGGTAAACTGTTTATTATGtcaatgaatatttttaaaaaaatctgtttatAATCTatcgaaaaaattttaaaatatgttcgATAATCACAGACAAAAAATGGACTTAGAAGTTTCTAGAACTGAAGGTTATTGTATTGTTCTAACCGTAATTAAGAAGATCATTTTTGGATTCATATTTTAaccaaatagggtaagtgtgccaaattccggccagcttgtaatttcggccacattttttgttcctcgaatttcattgaatttttcgtttttgcatactctataaataatacaatgaaaaaaaataacaaaaaatatcgcttcgacgaacaagatgatctaaaaaagacattagaagaattctagaagggcaaggaactgtgaaaatgaaggtggccgaaataggccacaaatgtaatgtctacatttttatgcattttagaatgtattatgagtgaatttagagaaaataaagacgatagactgcctacaaggttctaaggaacactccttattaaaaagtaacaaaaaaattcaatttgtattaaaaatattacatttcaaacataagactttggcgcttgcatacaactatgccgaaatttggtacacttaccctatacaataaaatttgtattctaGCTTGTATTAGCCAAAGTCGCTGAAAATGCTAGTTTAGAGAATATAAATCTTCGGAAATGATAAGCAAACGCAAAAACTCTGTTGTACTGCCTACACACGAAAGCCACGCCTCTttttatacagtagagcctcgctatagtccatatttggttccaaatctgacacttgggtcgcactatagtccatgtcatttttactgctcgaactccacggagagagcagtatataatccctcgattttttcaccccctcaAAATTTctaccttccaccccccggagatcaattttatca is from Phlebotomus papatasi isolate M1 chromosome 1, Ppap_2.1, whole genome shotgun sequence and encodes:
- the LOC129809504 gene encoding protein unc-45 homolog B codes for the protein MDVIDEALMCKEKGNEAFKSGEWERAISQYTQAIKIGGDAHKDLSIFYKNRAACYLKTNDYGKAEKDCQVSLELSPNDPKALFRKAQALEGLEKFEEAYKSARDAWNADPNNRALQQMLERLHGIVQERVTQHNLTSNKVSQMVQLAFDFAQPVDKRITAMNNIHVLAREAVAADILFKDGIFGRIQRLLKVEKNREIVLSAIRTVGEVCHKSVERTKGVLQEVGIPWFLEIIDSNEEDRVNAAQHCMQTILNSFSGLENKAESKPVQALCDAHQKEIDTLLSCLLYSVTNPTITGLARDAIVQLMTRNVHYTALSWAERLVELKGLWRLMDVCSELEEYKYESAMNITPSSRTIASVCLARVYENMYYDAAREKFLAQIDEYVKDKLLAPDLESKVRVTVAITSLLLGPLDVGNTVVSKEGILQMILAMASMEEDPLQQKVACECLIAAASKKDKAKSIISQGIDILKKLYTSKNEGIRVRALVGLCKLGSSGGLDASIRPFADGSTKKLAEACRRFLVKPGKDKDIRKWAAEGLSYLTLDAEVKEKLIDDRPAIQALIELTKDGDQSVLYGVVTTFVNLCNAYENQEVLPEMVELAKFAKHHIPEEHELDDPDFISKRVIILGNEGITTALVALTKTDSDNSKELIARVFNALCGQQEIRGKVVQHGGAKALLPLALQGTAKGKRQAAQALSRIGISINPEVAFPGQRALEVVRPLLNQLHPDCTALENFEAMLALCNLASQSESVRQRILKEQGLSRIEMYLMEDHLMLQRAAAQCICNLCMSPDVVKAHEGNNDKIKFLTLLSEDEDEETAVAASGALAILTSSSEKCCSKIFEAQAWLEVLHTWIANPSPQVQHRGVVTILNMINSGRDTAQKIFDTDIMELLMGLSQLPDDSRAKAREVAMQCLKAAEKYELIAKTDEPAPIPDVFREEEERQRREQQLEEQ